Within Aspergillus oryzae RIB40 DNA, chromosome 2, the genomic segment ACATTCTGAGATATATACGCTCCAGGGGTCTTTGTTGAGAGCGCCATCAACCCCTCCTGCAGTGGGGTGCAGGGATATATATCCTCTATTAGTTCAATGGAACAACCGCACTGCGCCGCAGCTACCTCCCTCTCATCAATCACGTATGGATTGGcaccaggaagaagagaaaaggcgGGTATGTCAAGTAATTCGGTCCCGGTCTCGGCTGCTTTCTCGGCCATCTCATATAACCTGGGGCGTTGGAAGATATCGGCGACGCTTAGCAAAAGCCCTTGATCTCTTGCTAAGCCTACCAACCTCATTGCAGCGATCGAATCCCCTCCGATAGTAAAGAAATTGTCTTCGGCCTGAATTGATTTCACGCCAAGCGCATCAGCCcatatcttctgcagcttctcttccttcggCGTGGCTATTGCTCGGTTCTGGGCTTTCGGCCGTTCTCTGAAGAATGACAAGTCTTCTGGCGATAGACTGGCAGCGGCAGATTGGAGCTTTCTGCGATCGGTTTTCCCTGATGGCAACAATGGTATGTGGCGTAATGGTACATAAACGGATGGGACCATGTACGGAGGTAGAGTCTGCGAAAGTAACACTTCAAGACCAGCTGTGACTTCCCACATGATGTCACGCAGGACTGTATCCCCTAGGTGATCTTTCTCTGAGTAACCCCTTGACTCCAAAACCTGATTCAGACCAAGAAATGCAATTAGGCGTTTCCGCTGATCACGGTTTGAGGTGACTAAGTCCGCCACCACGTCGATTGTCATTCCTAGCTTCGATTGTATATGCCTCTTTATTGCCCCTTCAATCTCAGCCGGCTCGACACGCTGTCCACGAACTTTCAATTGCCTATCTTTGCGGCCAATATAGTGTAAAGTGCCGTCGGGGTTGTACCGGACTAGGTCTCCGGTTTTATACACACGTCCTTCACGACCAGGTTGAAACCCGGGTAACCCTTTTACGAGCCATGTTGGATTATGTATGAATACGGCGTCCGTTTGCTTTTGATCGTCTAAATAGCCTCGCCCGAGGATTGGGCCTTCAACGAGGAGCTCTCCAATGCTGCCAATTGGGGCTAACCTGTCATGATTGGTAGGATCAGCCACCCACGTGTTAGCTCCAAGACCTCGACCAATATTGCATGGGTCGGTACCGGGAAGAACCGTCTTTGCAGTGACAACCAGGCATTCCGAGGGGCCGTATATGTTGACAAGCGTCGTCTTTCCCAGCCACAAGGCATGATCAGCTGCAGTATTAGCTTCTCCTCCCAATTTCAAAACCTTAAGCCCAGGAACCGATTCAGGTGAGAGTAAACGTGAGACAGAAGGGGTAAGATCTGCCGCATTGACTCTCAAGGCATTGATCGCTCCTGGAATGTTGTTCTTGCGATCAAAGTCCGATGGGACACACACACAGCCGCCCGTGAGAAGTGTGGAAAGAATCACATCGGTGCTGACGTCGAAACTGTAGGATGCGAAATCAAACACCCTCATGTCCAGATTCGGCAGTTGTAGGATTGATCTTCGATAATTAACGCCAGATAGATAGCTGCCATGGGTACTGATTACACCTTTCGGCTTCCCAGTGCTACCGGATGTGAAAGTGACAAAAAGCGGTCTATCGGAATCAAGGTGCTGTGGCATTCGGTCAGTAACGGTGGCATCATCGGTCAATGCGTCGAGCGGTGACTTTGAAACGAGAACTATTGTCAAGTTGAACTCAGATGCCAGGTCAGAGACCATGTCGTACTGCAACGGGGAGGTGAGGACATAGTTCGCTTTTGCTCTTACAATAATCTCACCCAGCCGTTGTTTGGGCTGGGTAGGATCAAGTAGAACAAAAGCTCCACCAGCCTTGATAACTGCAAGCATTGATACGATAGTCCAAACGGACTTTTCAAAGCAGAGAGGAACTAGTGACTCGGCTTCGACGCCAACTTTGAAGAGGTAGGATCCAAGGCGCGTAGACAGGTTATCCAATTCGCCGTAGGTTAGAGAACCGTTCCAAGCGCAAACTGCAGGGGCGGTGGGCCTGGTATTGGATACCTCAGCGATCGAATCATGGACAGAACCTGAAACAGGTACCCATGGCAGGCGATTCCAGCTCCAGATCTGGTGAAGCTCTTTCCGTGTTAGACAATTGATACCTCCAACAACTTCGTGTGGTTCTTGAATCACTTGCCGCGTGATGACCTCTAGCTGATGCATGAGTACTTGCATCTGGCTACGCTCAATTATCCTAGAATCAAAGCTCGCATAAATGTTGATTTGATTGTCcttgattgagatggttACCATGAGAGGGTAGGTCGTGAAGAAGGATGCATAAGGCTTGCCATCCTCTCCACAGTCCTCGTGCAAAACCTTCTCAGTCACATTGATCATGGGGCTGTCAAACGAGACTTCTGGGTCCCGTTGAATTACGAGGAGTGTCGCAAATTGACACGCAGTACGAGCATCGTCGCTCAGCTTCTGTATGTTTTGCAGTCCAAATCCTTCGTAGGGGATGCTATTGATCTCATGTCGTCTAATCTCCTCCAAGAATTCAGCCACTCTCATCTCATTCTGGACTTTTACTCGTCGGGGGATCGTTGTTAAAGTCGGaccatccatctcttcgACGCCGGCGACAGGTGCATTGCGACCAGTCAATGTCTCTCCAAAAATCACGTCGTCTGTTTGAGTATGCCGTGACACAAGGATACTCCAAGCCGCGCGCAGTATGGTCGGTAAGGAAGCATGAACATTCAGTTTGGAATCGTTCAAGCTGAATGCAAAATTTGCCGTTGCATCCGCTACCGGCTTGTCCACGGCCGAAGGCAAGTGTGGGAAGATCGCGGCATTAGTCCCTTCAAGCTCCTGCCGCCAATAGTTACTAAACGATTCACGGTTCAGCTCTTGAAGGTGGCGAATAAACCGCTTATATGGAGTCAAATGAAATGAAGACGGTGGCCTCCCATGGTACATCTTTCCCACGAGGCTTGTTATAAGGTTTAATATCCAATCATCGAACACAGCATGATGAGCTGTCCAGACAAGAAAGCATTTCAATAACGACTCCTCGCTGCGCTCGGTGACAACAGTCAAGCGCATGAGAGCTTTCCCGATTCCCATGGGTCTATGACGGTCTATTGCCACGAAATCATTCAGCTTTCCATCATAGCACTCCCATTCAATCGGAACAGTCACAACTGCCTGTGCCAGTGTTTGAGAATCTAGCTGAACGATTCGCGTTCGGAATATCACGCTTGACACAACGATATGAGTCCAAGCCATCCGCAAGGTATCAATGTTGGTCCTATCACTTAACTCGAAAATATTTTGTGCGATATACGCTCCAGAGCGCTCAGCTGATAGAGCCATCAGCCCTTCTTGAAGGGGAGTACAGGGGTAGATATCGACGATTTGTTCTGGCTGAACGTCGCACTGTGGAGCAGCTATCTGTCGGGCGTTCGAAGGAGCTATATGATCCGGCAAAAGATCAAAGAGAGCATCCTGGACATCACCTTGTTTATCATCTACCCGCGTAATACAACGTGCCATATCAGCAAGCCGTGGCCATTGAAGGATGTCCGCGATACGTATCGTCTCTGAGTGCTTATTCTCAATGCCATGCTTTCTAATAAGCCCGACGAGCTTCATTGCGGTAAGAGAATCTCCGCcgagggaaaagaaattatcATCAGGTTGAATACTACCTGCACGATGGGGAAATATTTGCCCCCATAGACTTTGCAATAATTTTTCCTGTGGCGTAATTCGTCCTTGTGTATCCACTGTTGCAACCTGCGGCTTTCTAAAGGCTGCCAAGTCATCGACCGACAATGACTCTCCCATCGAACGCAACTTCAACCGGTTTATTTTGCCAGAGGGAAGAAGTGGCATACGCCATAATGGAATATAGATAGAGGGGACCATATAACGCGGTAGAACCTTGAAGAGATTAATGGGCTCGAGGATCTCCCACATCGCGGACGTTAACTCCTGTACACTGGGAGTTCCGGATGCTGCAAATCGCTCTTGTGCAGCTCGCTCGAGGCCTAGGAAAGCCAGCAAAATAGACTGCTTTCCAGAATTGCTGTTGACGGAAATGAGATCCACTACGACATCGACCACGCAGTTCCCTTGATTGTAAATTTCTTGCTGTAGATTATGCTCAATCTCCCCGAGCTCAACACGCTGACCATTTACCTTGACCTGCGTGTCTTTGCGACCAATGAACGTGAGTGTTCCGTTGGAATTGTAAGAGACGAGGTCACCAGTTCTGTACAGGCGGCCCCGCCTGCCGAAAGCTCGCAGCCATGGTGGATCTACGATGAACGCTGCTAAGGTCCGCCCCTCGTCATGAAGGTATCCAGACCCAACAAGCGGCCCCTCTATAACAAGCTCGCCGACAGCCCCTACTGGTACCAAGCGCCCAGTATCTGCGGGATCAACAACCCAAGTAACTGCCCCTAGGCCTCGGCCAATGGTATGTGCTTCAGGTGACGAGGGCGAGACGGTGTTCGCTGTTGTTACGACGGTGCATTCAGCTGGGCCATAGCCATTGATGAGCTTCACCGTACTAGGCCATCTTTCGATGTCGAATCTCGAAATTTGCTCCCCTCCCAGATGTAACAGACGCAGGGACGGCACATTTTCTGGTTCCACTAGCCGGGCCACTGACGGCGTGAGCATTACTTGGTTCACATTGAATACTTTGATCGCATCACTAGGATCGGCCTCTCGAGATGCATCAGACGGTACGCAAACACATCCTCCTAGCAGTAATGGTGCCAGAGTAGACTCGATGCTAATATCAAAGCTATAAGAAGCAAAGTCGAGCACCCGCGGAGTGACAGTGTAGAGCTCGGACCTGCGATAATGAACTGCGGAGACGAAGTTTGAGTGTGAAATCATAGCTCCCTTGGGCTGGCCGGTACTTCCAGAGGTAAATACCACGTATAGAAGTGAATCCGGCTTAATTACCGGTCTCAAAGTTCTAGATCGTTCAGAATTTTTTGTGGACTTTGTAGGCTGTACCGACACCACTTCCGGCGCCAATCTTCGTCCAAGGTCCTTTTTCTGAGATGATGTGATCATCAAAGTCGCCCTGGTTTGCATCACGATTGAACGCAAGCGCGCCTCGGGCTGAGAAGCATCCAGCAGAACAAATGCAGCCCCAGTACTAATGACCGCAATGATAGCCACCACAGTCCATGCCGATTTTTCGAAACACAAGGGAATTAACATCCCTGGCCCGACTCCACGAGACTGTAGCTGGTAGGCCAGTTGGTCTGCACAATCTTCAAGTTCGTGATAGGTAAAACTAGCGTCCCATCCACTAACTGCTGTTGATCCAGGGTGCGCCTTAACTTGCTCAGAGAACACATCAAGTATTGAAGCATTGATTTCGGGGGGAACAGCACTGTTCCAATTCCGGATCCGGGCGCAGTCCTCCGGCGTGAGATAGTTTTCAGGAGCAGACAAttcatcatctccgacaACAAGTGCTACTAGGAATGAGCGAAACACTTCAATGTAGTCATTTACCCATCTTGTTGAATCGATGAGTGGGTTGAAACTTGCAGAAATTGCAATCCAGCTGCCACATTGTGCAAGCTCAAATCCCCCCGTACTCTAAATGTTCTTAGTATGTGGACCTGAATAAATCCATGGACGCCCAAGGAAGAGGCTCTGGGTATAACGCACCTGCTCGCCATGTTCCCCTCCCGTCGCGCATAACAGATCATTTTGCAGCCAGCTTAAGGAGGAGGTCCCCCTGGGATTGAGTGGGAGTAATAATTTTTCCGTCAATATCCTTTCGTTCTCTAGCTGGGTAGATTGTTGTGACTTCTTCACCTCGGAAATAAAACCTTCCAGTAGCGATTTTGACTTTGTACCATAGATCGCATCTGCTTTGAGATCTGTTGTAGAATCCAATTGGGCAATCACCCGCGACCACGCACATTGCAGAAGCGTACGTAGATCAACCATTTGGTGACTACAGAAGTCATGCAGTGGAGCGGTCTGGATGAGATACTGCACCGGAGTCTGGACCACCCCATTCTTCGGTGTCTCAAGATTCGGAAACGTGTATCCGTTCTTCCCTTCGTCTGTGTGATAACAGACGGCAGGAGACAACATCTTGAGGGTTCGGGTTATAGCAATGTAAATACTTCTGGGACAAATACACGCTATTGGTGGTATCTACCAGAATACGTAATTTTCTGTAACAATGTGTATGGACGCGATTGATAACGCAAAATGAGGCGAAtaggaagggaagggaatCAATCAAACGCTCGAATAAACCATCCACAGCCAAGTGAGAAGTGTAAATAGCCTGCGATGATTTGCTCCCAATGCGACGTGCCTCGGGGCAGACAAAATGTCGCCGAAAACTGTTAAGGGGAGAAGTCCGACAGTCGGCCCGAACTATTTCGGAGCAGGATCCATTCAGCAAGAGTTGACCCCGACAGGTTACTAACATATAAAAACGCAATTCAACAAACTTTTCCCGCAGATGATGTCAGCAAGCCTCTGAAACATATCGAAGCTTACAGACATCACAAGATGGGTTCGCGATCGAACTACGTTGATGTACTTATCATCGGAGCAGGCCCAGCTGGGTAAGTTGGCGTTATGTACCCAGATTTGGCTGAACTAATCCCCTCGGCGTCAAGTCTCACCGCGGCAAATTGTTTTCTTGGAAGTCGACTGAATGTCCGCATTATCGACaaaaagaatggaattgTAGAGGCAGGTAAAGCCGATGGATTGAAAAGCATTTCCCTGGAGGTCCTGGACAGCTTTGGAATTGGCGATGGTATTCGCAATGAGGCCCATAGAGTCGAGGAAATTACCCTTTGGAATTCTGACCCAGCTGGGGGTCTTTCCAGGGCTTGTATAATCCCGGACCGCATACCTGAGCTTGGCAAGCCTCGGGAAGTCTCTTTGCATCAAGGTATGAATCCATCCTGATCATTGATTCCCGGTCCCAGCCGAAGAGAGGACCGAATTTGCTCATGGAACTTCCATCAATACAGGTAGGATTGAACACCATATGATCGAGAATCTGCGCAAGCGGAGCACTATCGAAGTGGAGTGGAGAAAGCAGCCGGTGCATATGGACATCGACCTCGATCAAGTAGACAACCCAGAGGCATACCCTATCACGGTATCAGTTGAAACTTCGGAAGATGGCTCAGATCCAGGACTGTTGTGGCAACCCATGCATGCCGAGCGAGATAGTGTAAGTACTCTCAGTCTACAGTAGTTCCAGAGCTAATACAGAAAAGATAAGACGCCCGGAGATCGTGAAAGAGACCATCCACGCTAAGTACGTCTTGGGATGTGATGGGGCACGCAGCTGGATTCGCCAACGTCTCGGTGTGTCATTTATTGGGGATCTAACTGATTCAACGTGGGGTACGTAACGAAGCGAGCCACCAACTATCAGGCGACCCTGACTTCGAAAACCGTGCTAGGCGTAATGGACATAGTCCCCAAGACAAGCTTCCCAGATATCCGCAAGGTGGCCGTCATCCATTCCTCGAAGGGTACCGTCATGTCTGTGCCTCGTGAAGACAAACTTGTCCGATTCTATATTCAGATTGACGCTGTCAATCCAAATGCAGCATCTGGATTGGCGCGACGTGACCTGAAGGTGGAGGATCTGCTTGATGCTGCACGCGCGATCATGTTCCCCTATACTATGGAGGCTGCAGAATGCGCTTGGTGGTCGGCCTATCGCGTTGGGCAGCGGGTTGCCAATGAGTTTGCCCGCCATGGTCGGATCTTCCTGGCGGGCGACTCGGTTCGTGAGTATTGTCTAGAAGTGATTCGTTGCCAATGAGCGACCGCTAAGCTTTACAGACACCCACTCTCCAAAGGCCGGTCAGGGGATGAATACAAGCATTCAAGACGGTATGTCAAAGTCCCCTAACCGATGGTTGGCGCGAGGACCCGCATTCCTATGGTACCATAGAGCAAACAGGCGTGCTAACTAACAGTCTCCAAAGCATACAACATTGGTTGGAAGCTTCGAGCGTGCGCAGAACACCACTGTGGTCGAGAAATTCTAGCAACTTATGAGGGCGAACGTAAGCCAGTTGcagaagctttgatcaaCTTCGACCGTGACTATCTAAAGCACTTTGCAAAACAACATGCCTCCAACCACGCGGAGTTTCTCGATGCCTACCTGAAAGGGCAGAAATTCACCACAGGAATAGGCATCAGATATCCTCCTTCCCTCCTGATTTCCGAGGATGTTGATGCCCGGTCATTACACGGAGGGTTGGTCCCTGGTCTGCGTCTCCCGGATTTCCAGGTAGTAAACCAATCTGACGGGGTGCCTATCCGCATCCACCAACGATTGAGAGCTGATGGGAAGTTTCGCATTGTTGTGTTTCCTGGCGACGTTTCTCAAGAACACGCCATGTCGAGACTCAACCAGTTCGGTGCCTGGCTGGCTAGGTCCCAATTAGACGTCGAGGTGTCCCACTCGGATGGGGGATCAGAAGAGTTCTTTATTGAGACCATAACCGTCCACGCTGCCCGACGCGCTGATGTCGAGCTCGAAGATTTCCATGAAGCCCTCCATCCATGGAGTTCCAGGTGGGGATGGAACTACTGGAACATTTATGCGGACGATGAAAGCTATCATGATGGTCACGGAGAGGCATATCAACGGTGTGGGCTCGGCCGAAATCACGATTGTGTGGTAGTGGTGCGCCCAGACGGATATATCAGCGTTGTCTGCGAGTTAGAAAATACTGGAGCGATCACATCTTTCTTTGACGCACTCCAGCCCATTAAGTCGGTGAGACCACGACTCTAAATCATGAAATGCACGGTGCGGTGTGTGAGTCTCGAGTTCAAACTCCAAAGGCTGGACGCGTTGAACGCGCGACTCCACATCCACCGCCTTGGGCAGAAAGAACAGTGTGGTCGGCAGAAAACCACGAATCGATCATCACTTTCCAAACCCAAATTAAGTGCTCTTTCTGTTGTATCAACAATCAGCATTGTAGATGTGATAAGAGATATGTGATATGGATATTTGTAGCCTTTCTCACGCGATTGTCCTGGCAATAACATTCAATAGTTGTGATGACATAATACAGAAAGAACAGCTATCTATATTCCCCGAAATGTCTACATATATATTAGAGCATAGCTACCGTTACCACTAAGCCTTCTATCACAAGCATATAACTCTCAACCAGTTATACATAGAACCCGGTATACGCCTCAGTCTGTACAAAAGGATGCATTGTAGACATATCTCTATAAGTACAACAAACATGCTATACACAgattctccttcctcatttATCCTCCCGATCGATCGCATTATATTTCTTGAACAAGATCCAAAAAACAACCGCTACCAAGAACATAGCTACCGCTAGCCCAGTATACATCCATATCAGGCTGGGATCATGAGCTAACGGAGTGATCGCGATACCAATGGCTGATCCTGCCGCCGCACCCAGTTGACCGAGCGCTTGGACCACAGCTTTCATGTCTGTCGGGGCCTTTGTATAGGTGTATTCCGACAGGGtcacgaaagagaagatctCTGCCACCGCAAGGATGATATATGTTGGAGTCTGAAGAAAGACGTTGACCTGGTTTGGAATCCGACCATTCTCAGCCCCGGGGCACGTAAGAGGCCGATCATAACAGGGTCCAGTGTCGTAGATAATCTTTTGGACCCCGGCAGCGAATGCCATTGATGCGCTCATCATGATGAATCCCGTTGCCATGCGTGTGATGGACTGGAATTTCACATTGTTCTTGTTCAGCAAGGGGTACAATCCCTTTTGGATAACTGGGCCCATTATGACGCAAAATATGGGATTCATCGCAGTGATCGTGTCGTTCGGGATTCCATACGTTTTCATCTGCCCCGCTTGAGAAATCAGGTTATTGGATGCTTGACTGAGGCAGGTGAAGAATAGAATGAACCCCAGTCTGCAGCGGATGTGTTAGTTGAAGCTTGATCGGACGCACTTGTTCAGCAACACATCACTTACATGACTCGACAAGCCACGAGTCCGCGTCGTATCTCGTTCACAAAGGTTTCGTCCCATGAAACCTCTTTGGCGAAATGCTCGCGCTGATAAGATGGCATGGCAGCATCAAGCTGGAAGCGGCCACGGATGGCACAAGAGAGCACACTTCCTGCTTTCGGTAGAATATTACCGGTTGGCGGGAGTTTGCCTACCCGGAAGATTAGTATCAGCTGGTAAAGTTTAGATGGTTGAGCAACCTACGAAACCGTTTCTGTCCTATGATAAGCAAGACAAGTCCTGCGGCAAGAAAGCAGCTGGGGAGAAGATATGCtgcccaaaaagaaacgttCTTCTCTATAAAAGTCGTCGGGATCGCGGACAGACTTGCAATGTTGACGAGCCTTATGTACCTTAGCAGAGGAGACAATGAAAAGGACGAAGGTATCTACCAGTATTGTGCGTTATATATGTACTGCGTTGTTAGGCCACGATCATATACAACCTGCTTGCCGTTGGGTAATGTTGTCACTTTGACTTCGGTCGGCGCATACTGGTCCACTGATTCCAAGATGGTGAGCAAGGTATCACTTTAGAGATGGCCGGACTCACTCATCAGAGGTGTCACTGTCGCCCTCACACCCCCTACCGCCAATCCAATGAGAACCATGGCTGCAATTAGCCCGCCAAAAGTGACCCGATACTCTGTGGCGGAGCTCACCGAAGTCGCAATTAAAATGACGCATCCGATTAAATAGAAGCTTTCAAATGATCAAAAAGTGTTCGAAGACGGAAAGACAGCCTTGAAACTCACATCAAACTCAGGCGCAATGTCCGATAACGACCGAGATAGACGTCCGAGATTATCGCGAAAGGAATTGGTGTTAAATAGGAGAAAAACATGAAGACATTGTATATCGTGGATGCTTTCGCTTCGCCGAGGCCTAATGCACCGGGCAAACTCTGATGCCCAGGGGGGTTTTGCATGTAGTTCTCTGTCTAGTACATCAATATGAGACCCACGAGATATTGTCCTCCTTCACTCACGCCAGGGAGTTGTGATGCCCCAGTATGTGAATCGTTCCGCTGCAGCAATGAAAGCCACTACCCATACAGTTCCTGGGACCTTCGCTAGAACACGAGGCAGGTCAGGATCGACATCCACCGTAGAAACCTCCGTTGTCTGTAGGGTCGTTGTCTCCGACGTCTCCGACTTTTCTGTCGAGCCGGCTGGCGCGGTCATGGTTATTGCTGAAGGATGGACCGCCCGGATTGCGATGGCTATTGTACGTAGATCGAAATACCAGGCTTACACTTCGGAAGGAATCACAGAGCAACATTGTTAAATATGCGGCGAAGATGTGACGGTAAGAGGTTTGCTGTGAGCCAAGTCACGCGTTTTCGGAATTCGGAATGGGATTTGCCCTAATGGGTCAACTACCGGAATAGCTGGGTTGGGGTATTAAATACATTAGATTCGCAGTCTTACGATCTAATTTAAGCATGACACGCTATGTTACTGGCAAAATAGTTATCATCATCTGTCGTCTCCATGGTGAAGTGTGACGTTTGCCAATGCACCCAGATATATAAGGAGCTGTACCCATCGTGAAGAGTTTGGTGGTTCGGACTGAGGCGGACACGGCACTCCGACCTGTCCAACTAAAATCCATCCAAGTGAGCCTGTGGCCCCATATCGCCGTCTCCGAATCAATTGATCTGACCAGTCTCCGAATGACACTTCCTCAGAGCTCCGCCAATTCGGTCATGGGTTTTTTCGACATCCAGACAGTAGAAATTGCCCCAGCAATGCCGTTTTCACCGTTGCGTTTGTCGCTCGACCTGTTTTGCGCTACCCAAGGCACCGCGATATCTCCATTCCAAGAATGACAATGCTCAGTGACCTTCCAAAGATCCCTACACTCGACTGGGCGGACTTTGCCGAAGGAGACACTGACCAGCGGCTTAAACTTGCTCAGGGCCTAGTACAAGGCTTCAAGAGATTCGGATTCGTCAAGCTAGTCAACCATGGTCTCTCCGATGAGTTGATCCAGCAACTATTTGCTGAAGTAAGCAGGCATTCTCTCCTAGTGTAATATTCAACTGGCGATGTAGGAAATGTTGACGTTCAACAGGTCAAGCGCTTTTATCGGTTGCCGGATGAGTTGAAACAGAAAGCTGCTCA encodes:
- a CDS encoding uncharacterized protein (non-ribosomal peptide synthetase modules and related proteins), giving the protein MLSPAVCYHTDEGKNGYTFPNLETPKNGVVQTPVQYLIQTAPLHDFCSHQMVDLRTLLQCAWSRVIAQLDSTTDLKADAIYGTKSKSLLEGFISEVKKSQQSTQLENERILTEKLLLPLNPRGTSSLSWLQNDLLCATGGEHGEQSTGGFELAQCGSWIAISASFNPLIDSTRWVNDYIEVFRSFLVALVVGDDELSAPENYLTPEDCARIRNWNSAVPPEINASILDVFSEQVKAHPGSTAVSGWDASFTYHELEDCADQLAYQLQSRGVGPGMLIPLCFEKSAWTVVAIIAVISTGAAFVLLDASQPEARLRSIVMQTRATLMITSSQKKDLGRRLAPEVVSVQPTKSTKNSERSRTLRPVIKPDSLLYVVFTSGSTGQPKGAMISHSNFVSAVHYRRSELYTVTPRVLDFASYSFDISIESTLAPLLLGGCVCVPSDASREADPSDAIKVFNVNQVMLTPSVARLVEPENVPSLRLLHLGGEQISRFDIERWPSTVKLINGYGPAECTVVTTANTVSPSSPEAHTIGRGLGAVTWVVDPADTGRLVPVGAVGELVIEGPLVGSGYLHDEGRTLAAFIVDPPWLRAFGRRGRLYRTGDLVSYNSNGTLTFIGRKDTQVKVNGQRVELGEIEHNLQQEIYNQGNCVVDVVVDLISVNSNSGKQSILLAFLGLERAAQERFAASGTPSVQELTSAMWEILEPINLFKVLPRYMVPSIYIPLWRMPLLPSGKINRLKLRSMGESLSVDDLAAFRKPQVATVDTQGRITPQEKLLQSLWGQIFPHRAGSIQPDDNFFSLGGDSLTAMKLVGLIRKHGIENKHSETIRIADILQWPRLADMARCITRVDDKQGDVQDALFDLLPDHIAPSNARQIAAPQCDVQPEQIVDIYPCTPLQEGLMALSAERSGAYIAQNIFELSDRTNIDTLRMAWTHIVVSSVIFRTRIVQLDSQTLAQAVVTVPIEWECYDGKLNDFVAIDRHRPMGIGKALMRLTVVTERSEESLLKCFLVWTAHHAVFDDWILNLITSLVGKMYHGRPPSSFHLTPYKRFIRHLQELNRESFSNYWRQELEGTNAAIFPHLPSAVDKPVADATANFAFSLNDSKLNVHASLPTILRAAWSILVSRHTQTDDVIFGETLTGRNAPVAGVEEMDGPTLTTIPRRVKVQNEMRVAEFLEEIRRHEINSIPYEGFGLQNIQKLSDDARTACQFATLLVIQRDPEVSFDSPMINVTEKVLHEDCGEDGKPYASFFTTYPLMVTISIKDNQINIYASFDSRIIERSQMQVLMHQLEVITRQVIQEPHEVVGGINCLTRKELHQIWSWNRLPWVPVSGSVHDSIAEVSNTRPTAPAVCAWNGSLTYGELDNLSTRLGSYLFKVGVEAESLVPLCFEKSVWTIVSMLAVIKAGGAFVLLDPTQPKQRLGEIIVRAKANYVLTSPLQYDMVSDLASEFNLTIVLVSKSPLDALTDDATVTDRMPQHLDSDRPLFVTFTSGSTGKPKGVISTHGSYLSGVNYRRSILQLPNLDMRVFDFASYSFDVSTDVILSTLLTGGCVCVPSDFDRKNNIPGAINALRVNAADLTPSVSRLLSPESVPGLKVLKLGGEANTAADHALWLGKTTLVNIYGPSECLVVTAKTVLPGTDPCNIGRGLGANTWVADPTNHDRLAPIGSIGELLVEGPILGRGYLDDQKQTDAVFIHNPTWLVKGLPGFQPGREGRVYKTGDLVRYNPDGTLHYIGRKDRQLKVRGQRVEPAEIEGAIKRHIQSKLGMTIDVVADLVTSNRDQRKRLIAFLGLNQVLESRGYSEKDHLGDTVLRDIMWEVTAGLEVLLSQTLPPYMVPSVYVPLRHIPLLPSGKTDRRKLQSAAASLSPEDLSFFRERPKAQNRAIATPKEEKLQKIWADALGVKSIQAEDNFFTIGGDSIAAMRLVGLARDQGLLLSVADIFQRPRLYEMAEKAAETGTELLDIPAFSLLPGANPYVIDEREVAAAQCGCSIELIEDIYPCTPLQEGLMALSTKTPGAYISQNVFQMGNATNTDLMKEAWDYVVRSNPIMRTRVILSARQDLVQVTVQEGIHWASHDSLDCYLKYDRNTSMGLGMPLTRLAWVDDEMTKRSFLVWTAHHAIFDGWVLSLVMENVIRVYHGKSLHVGPPFKGFIKYLKELERAEMDTFWQDEFSGITATPFPALPSSTYQPKADVETKLEMSFTWSTTSNVTSSTFLRLAWAVLVARLTASSDVIFGETLNGRNAPIPGIERMIGPTLTTLPRRIVLEDGLPVADLLHRLKDHEIAMMPFEHVGLQHLQELSADCQAACKFQTLFVVQRGMDHDMSEMSLTISGDVSNFNSYALMLTCAPESDKILFHASHDSNVISPEKMQDVLNQLQNVVMQLSKKMDRPLREINCLSEIDTQQIWKWNHQLPESISIPVHEIIAQQAREHPATEAVCAWDGTFTYRELDTLAGQLAYHLKELGAVSTPGYHIPLCFEKSAWTVISILAVMKAGGSFVLLDVSQPQDRLQHIVSHIKANYILSSPRQSDLASSLAANVVVVSSDFVRSLRQLHTPGPLNPNSALYVVFTSGSTGKPKGVIITHLNFASGVHYRQNVMHMPGFRLLDFPSYSFDASVESNLVPLMIGGCVCIASDELCQNNLSAAISSTNANAVMLTPSSATLISPENAHSLKQLHLGGEKLTAANIETWADKLKLVVGYGPAECAVTTTGRIVKGMVPQKENIGPAFGAVTWLVDPASHDRLVPLGTIGELLIEGPIVGQGYVNDPERTAAAFIENPPWLLAGGGMFAGRQGRLYKTGDLARYDSDGTLIFIGRKDTQVKIRGQRVELQEIEHHVYQYLRDLTGLGLSIVADLISTCSDIANPTLVVFIELEAVMTQKGHLPDPGPAVLYNEMKSMVPGLDEALRNALPRYMIPSAYVPRWKLPMMPSGKLNRKQLRSDAESLTAEQWNHFRSLISAVSPAARGREVATNDEAAVQRLWADILRIAEKQIKADDSFFTLGGNSITAMKLVELARRRGILFNVADVFAHPVLSDLASRIGRVETTPLNQDDLAYAPLQRLMSSNPTLIQGQSSNIPLVMIHDGGGTTYAYHRMGPVNRPLYGIHFPGYASGTAWKGGIKSLGRHYADLIQKSLLSGPIILGGEFYHF